In one Vidua chalybeata isolate OUT-0048 chromosome 4, bVidCha1 merged haplotype, whole genome shotgun sequence genomic region, the following are encoded:
- the NAT8L gene encoding N-acetylaspartate synthetase, producing MHCLSPKMVCETKIVAEDHESIPGSKKDTIIVSSSQMWPSLAGSPPSPPPPLTPPKEDPRRDNVYIREFHPSEQEVVRRIFYEGIMERIPNTAFRGLKQQPLTQLLYGLLAVMCFVVTKSFLLTCCLPVFLMGMRYYFSRKVILHYLDCALHTDMSDIEQYYMKPPGSCFWVAVLDGNVVGIVAARGNEEDNTVELRRMSVDSNYRGKGIAKALGRKVLEFAMLNNYSSVVLGTTAVKMAAHKLYESLGFKHVGVVEHYALPGMTRSLLERMFFQVRYHRYRLQLREE from the exons ATGCATTGTCTGTCTCCCAAGATGGTTTGTGAGACCAAGATTGTGGCGGAAGATCATGAATCAATCCCAGGATCCAAAAAAGACACGATCATTGTTTCCTCCTCCCAGATGTGGCCCTCTTTGGCGGGCTCACCTCCCTCACCCCCACCTCCCCTCACCCCACCAAAAGAAGACCCCAGGCGCGATAATGTCTATATCCGCGAATTCCACCCCTCTGAACAGGAGGTGGTGCGCCGCATCTTTTACGAGGGGATCATGGAGCGAATCCCCAACACGGCGTTCAGGGGGCTGAAGCAGCAGCCCCTCACTCAGCTGCTCTACGGGCTGCTGGCGG TAATGTGCTTTGTTGTGACCAAGTCCTTCCTGCTGACCTGCTGTTTGCCCGTCTTTCTGATGGGCATGAGGTACTACTTCAGTAGAAAAGTTATCCTGCACTATCTCGATTGTGCGCTGCACACGGACATGTCCGATATTGAGCAATATTACATGAAACCGCCAG GCTCCTGCTTCTGGGTTGCCGTCCTGGACGGCAACGTGGTGGGGATCGTGGCAGCACGGGGCAACGAGGAAGACAACACCGTGGAGCTTCGCCGCATGTCTGTTGATTCCAACTACCGCGGCAAAGGGATCGCCAAGGCCCTGGGCCGCAAAGTGCTGGAGTTCGCCATGCTCAACAACTACTCCTCTGTTGTGCTGGGAACCACGGCCGTGAAGATGGCAGCCCACAAGCTCTATGAGTCCTTGGGGTTCAAGCACGTGGGTGTCGTCGAACATTATGCCCTGCCAGGGATGACACGCTCCTTACTGGAGAGAATGTTTTTCCAGGTCCGCTACCACCGCTACCGCCTGCAGCTGCGGGAAGAATAA